The Sphingobium aromaticiconvertens genome has a segment encoding these proteins:
- a CDS encoding alkaline phosphatase D family protein: MKLDRRSALGLIGSGAILPGVGMAATPAAAAASFAHGVASGDPTPHGAILWTRVTPADPAQGEAIALRWHVAQSAGGKPVESGTAQARAARDFTVKVEPRRLQAGQDYHYWFELADGTRSPVGRFRTLPTGAVADAVLAVVSCQLYSGGFFTAYDSIASLDRLDAVVHLGDYIYEYGAEGYGAEIGQKIGRIAEPAHEIVTLADYRTRHAQYKRDPSLQAAHARTAFICVWDDHETANDSWIGGAQNHQPATEGDWPKRKAAAMQAYFEWMPIRDPQGDDPWEAINRRFNFGDLATLLMVETRLLARSEQAGFKGETPGRSEIEGVLAERGRSDREMLGEPQRAWLERELTASVKAGTPWQILGNQVVMARVNGPDLIKLFGTEKATAIIATLAPSVRAQVELAQAGYRAGLPFNLDAWDGYPAARERLYQSIRRAGAHPLVLAGDSHAFWANQLTDDEGNRVGVEFGTSSISSPSIGDTLPQIPLGSLLQKASPEVLFCDQRAKGYILLTLTPKQAVGEYVAMSTIYDREGKSRSLARFAVASGASTFDES; encoded by the coding sequence GTGAAACTCGACCGCCGTTCCGCGCTGGGCCTGATCGGTTCGGGCGCCATTTTGCCCGGTGTCGGCATGGCCGCAACGCCCGCCGCTGCCGCCGCCAGCTTTGCCCATGGCGTCGCCAGCGGCGATCCAACGCCACACGGCGCGATCCTGTGGACCCGCGTGACGCCTGCTGACCCGGCACAGGGCGAGGCCATCGCATTGCGCTGGCATGTCGCGCAAAGCGCAGGCGGCAAGCCGGTCGAAAGCGGCACGGCGCAGGCGCGGGCCGCGCGCGATTTCACCGTGAAGGTCGAACCGCGCCGATTGCAGGCAGGACAGGATTATCATTACTGGTTCGAACTGGCGGACGGCACCCGGTCGCCGGTCGGCCGCTTCCGTACCCTGCCCACGGGTGCGGTCGCCGACGCCGTGCTCGCCGTCGTATCCTGCCAACTTTATTCGGGCGGCTTCTTCACGGCCTATGATTCCATCGCGTCGCTCGACCGGCTGGATGCGGTCGTCCATCTGGGCGATTATATCTACGAATATGGCGCCGAAGGCTATGGCGCGGAGATCGGCCAGAAGATCGGTCGCATCGCCGAACCGGCGCACGAAATCGTGACGCTCGCCGATTACCGCACCCGCCATGCGCAATATAAACGCGATCCTAGCCTACAGGCGGCCCATGCGCGCACGGCCTTTATCTGCGTCTGGGACGATCATGAAACCGCCAATGATAGCTGGATCGGTGGCGCGCAAAATCATCAGCCCGCGACCGAGGGCGACTGGCCCAAGCGCAAGGCCGCAGCGATGCAGGCTTATTTCGAATGGATGCCGATCCGTGATCCGCAGGGTGATGATCCGTGGGAAGCGATCAACCGCCGCTTCAATTTTGGCGATCTTGCGACGCTTCTGATGGTCGAGACGCGCCTGTTGGCGCGCAGCGAGCAGGCGGGCTTCAAGGGCGAGACGCCCGGCCGATCCGAGATTGAGGGCGTGCTGGCCGAGCGCGGCCGCTCCGATCGGGAGATGCTGGGCGAACCGCAACGCGCGTGGCTGGAACGGGAACTGACCGCATCGGTCAAGGCCGGCACGCCCTGGCAGATCCTGGGCAATCAGGTGGTGATGGCGCGGGTGAACGGCCCTGACCTTATCAAGCTGTTCGGCACGGAGAAGGCCACAGCGATTATCGCCACGCTGGCGCCCTCGGTGCGGGCACAGGTGGAACTGGCGCAGGCTGGCTATCGCGCGGGACTGCCCTTCAACCTCGACGCCTGGGACGGCTATCCCGCCGCGCGCGAGCGCCTTTACCAGAGCATTCGTCGTGCGGGCGCTCATCCGCTGGTGCTGGCGGGCGACAGCCACGCCTTCTGGGCGAACCAGTTGACAGATGATGAGGGCAATCGGGTCGGCGTGGAATTCGGCACATCGTCGATCAGCAGCCCCTCAATCGGCGATACGCTGCCTCAGATACCGCTCGGCTCGCTGTTGCAGAAGGCCAGCCCGGAAGTGCTGTTCTGTGACCAGCGCGCCAAGGGTTACATCCTGCTCACGCTGACGCCAAAACAGGCTGTGGGCGAGTATGTCGCCATGTCGACTATTTATGATCGAGAGGGGAAGTCACGCTCGCTGGCGCGCTTCGCCGTCGCTTCCGGCGCTTCGACTTTCGATGAGTCCTAG
- the istA gene encoding IS21 family transposase, which translates to MIRLGELMMILELHRQGVSISGIARRTGRDPKTIRKYIERGIEAPVYGPRMLGRPNKLAPYLEFLRERVTAFPDLTAARLTREIRELGYMGAYTAVKRFLAAIRPENGPKPFEVRFETPPGVQAQVDFARFVVEFTDEPGVSRIVWLFSLVLGHSRFLFARYVMHQDLQSLLRCHMQAFEALGGVPIEILYDRMKTAVTGEDDQGHIIYNRSLLALAGHYRFVPRACRPYRAKTKGKVERPFSYIRKDFFLGRSFRNLDDLNVQLIDWLDTVANVRVHGTTQRIIAEAFAAEQPELQLLPAGRFDAVLKLERRVSHDGMVSVGGNYYSVPDRTRRVVEIQQLPDKIRIVDLGQVIAEHPVLEGRRQYRIDPAHRTGSSGAKRRIHGKEVIAIGRVGEHVTVRSLAIYQAIGSQLARGERP; encoded by the coding sequence ATGATCCGACTTGGAGAATTGATGATGATCCTCGAACTACATCGGCAGGGTGTATCGATATCCGGCATTGCCCGACGCACTGGTCGCGATCCCAAGACCATCCGAAAATATATCGAACGGGGCATCGAGGCCCCGGTTTACGGCCCTCGCATGCTGGGTCGACCGAACAAACTGGCACCCTATCTGGAATTTTTGCGTGAGCGAGTGACGGCCTTTCCCGATCTGACTGCGGCGCGCCTGACGCGGGAAATCCGTGAGCTGGGATATATGGGCGCCTATACCGCGGTAAAGCGGTTCCTGGCAGCGATCCGGCCGGAAAACGGGCCTAAGCCCTTTGAGGTTCGGTTCGAGACGCCGCCTGGCGTGCAGGCACAGGTCGACTTTGCCCGGTTCGTCGTCGAATTTACCGATGAGCCCGGCGTCAGCCGGATCGTCTGGCTGTTCAGCCTGGTGCTGGGACATTCGCGCTTCCTGTTTGCGCGCTACGTCATGCATCAGGATCTCCAAAGCCTGTTGCGCTGTCATATGCAGGCCTTTGAAGCGCTCGGCGGCGTCCCGATCGAGATCCTCTACGATCGCATGAAAACCGCTGTGACCGGGGAAGATGATCAGGGCCACATCATCTACAATCGATCATTGCTGGCTCTGGCCGGGCATTATCGCTTCGTGCCGCGCGCCTGCCGTCCCTATCGGGCCAAGACCAAGGGAAAGGTCGAGCGGCCATTCAGCTATATCCGCAAGGACTTCTTCCTGGGCCGGAGCTTCCGCAATCTGGACGATCTCAATGTCCAGCTGATCGACTGGCTCGATACCGTCGCCAACGTCCGTGTCCACGGCACGACGCAGCGGATTATTGCTGAAGCCTTCGCCGCCGAGCAGCCTGAGTTGCAGCTGCTCCCGGCGGGCCGCTTTGACGCTGTTCTGAAGCTGGAGCGCCGCGTCAGCCACGATGGGATGGTCTCGGTCGGCGGCAATTACTACAGCGTTCCCGATCGCACCCGGCGCGTCGTCGAAATCCAGCAGTTGCCCGACAAGATCCGGATCGTAGACCTGGGCCAGGTCATTGCCGAGCACCCGGTTCTTGAGGGGCGCCGGCAGTACAGGATCGATCCTGCGCACCGGACAGGCAGCAGCGGCGCCAAGCGCCGTATCCATGGCAAAGAGGTAATCGCCATCGGTCGTGTAGGCGAGCATGTCACCGTGCGCTCCCTGGCCATCTATCAAGCGATCGGCAGCCAACTGGCGCGGGGAGAACGGCCATGA
- a CDS encoding glutathione S-transferase family protein, which produces MSELTIWTLDWVPEGPRGFVRDLRLRWACEEAELAYAVRTIRFDDRETNHLARQPFGQVPFLDDGELETFESGAGLLHLARKSDKLMPPDPAGEAETVQWTIAALNSIEMVTVPWWFLEVTGAENNHLTGWLESRLDHMERVLKEREWLAADRFTVADLLMADVLRVAKIRSFGNRPATEAYITRITDRPAFKKAHADQIDFFEAADEKRTEKGSA; this is translated from the coding sequence ATGAGCGAATTGACCATCTGGACGTTGGACTGGGTACCGGAAGGCCCGCGCGGGTTTGTGCGTGATCTCAGGTTGCGGTGGGCATGCGAGGAAGCCGAACTCGCCTACGCCGTCCGAACCATCCGGTTCGATGACCGCGAGACCAATCATCTTGCGCGTCAACCGTTCGGCCAGGTTCCGTTTCTGGACGACGGCGAACTGGAGACATTTGAGAGCGGGGCGGGGCTGCTCCATCTCGCTCGGAAAAGCGACAAGCTGATGCCGCCCGATCCGGCTGGAGAAGCGGAAACGGTGCAATGGACGATCGCCGCACTCAACTCGATCGAGATGGTTACAGTTCCCTGGTGGTTTCTGGAAGTGACCGGAGCTGAAAACAATCATCTGACCGGCTGGCTGGAAAGTCGGCTCGATCACATGGAGCGCGTCCTCAAGGAGCGGGAATGGCTGGCGGCCGACCGCTTCACTGTCGCAGACTTGCTGATGGCCGATGTTCTCCGCGTGGCGAAAATACGCTCCTTCGGTAATCGGCCGGCGACTGAAGCCTATATCACGCGCATAACGGATCGCCCCGCGTTCAAGAAGGCTCACGCCGACCAGATCGACTTTTTCGAAGCAGCCGACGAGAAGAGGACAGAGAAGGGGTCGGCTTAG
- a CDS encoding DUF1214 domain-containing protein produces the protein MSCRLIRGVAGVALRTLTPFALAVSPAMASTASPVTSGALANARQIALETTALRILASAPMQAEIKRVEALYAADPQGSTPTGRATIRRAAESIAMAAIQYAVGEDTDRPAVMWVVNAPHDWFGVRVPRSGYGIDNPDNVYRNVMIDGAARYEIHGRVKRPGPAELHFELRDSIPGTAAMAAEGGKQLGTLRSDQMRIAPDGRFTITLDSAPAGERPNHIQTPAQDKALLVVRDLFTDWATQNPVALDIRRVAGPPLTPPPSDDAVARRAAALLSQMAPYWVAYDNKFVFTKPVNHIGVPRVRPGGRGFSTSGHFNLRSDEAWVVTLRSLGAASLGFQLTDPWGVAYDYVERTSSLNDAQAKPNADGSYTFVISPRDPGVYNWLDPEGHAAGMFAVRWQSLPPNTAPTDAVKEFKVVPLAQLKQMLPAGAAQVTPLGRKTQLDERVASYKRRLTE, from the coding sequence ATGTCCTGTCGCTTGATCCGCGGGGTGGCTGGCGTCGCCCTGCGCACCCTCACACCCTTTGCTCTTGCCGTGTCGCCAGCCATGGCGTCCACCGCATCGCCGGTCACCAGCGGCGCACTCGCCAATGCACGACAGATCGCGCTCGAAACCACAGCGTTGCGCATTCTCGCAAGCGCACCGATGCAGGCGGAAATCAAGCGCGTCGAGGCCCTTTATGCTGCCGATCCGCAAGGTTCGACACCGACCGGCCGCGCCACCATCCGGCGCGCGGCTGAATCGATTGCGATGGCGGCAATTCAATATGCCGTCGGGGAAGATACCGATCGCCCTGCCGTGATGTGGGTGGTGAATGCGCCGCATGACTGGTTCGGGGTGCGGGTGCCGCGATCGGGCTATGGCATCGACAATCCCGATAATGTCTATCGCAACGTCATGATCGACGGCGCCGCCCGCTACGAGATTCACGGGCGGGTCAAGCGCCCTGGCCCCGCCGAATTGCATTTCGAGCTGCGGGATTCGATCCCAGGCACAGCAGCAATGGCGGCCGAGGGCGGCAAGCAATTGGGGACGCTGCGCAGTGATCAGATGCGGATCGCGCCGGATGGCCGTTTCACTATCACCTTGGACAGCGCTCCCGCTGGCGAGCGCCCCAATCACATCCAGACCCCGGCCCAGGACAAGGCCCTGCTTGTCGTGCGCGACCTCTTTACCGATTGGGCGACGCAGAATCCGGTTGCGCTTGACATCCGCCGCGTCGCCGGCCCGCCCCTCACTCCCCCGCCTTCGGACGATGCCGTAGCGCGCCGCGCCGCCGCGTTGCTGTCGCAGATGGCGCCCTATTGGGTCGCTTATGACAATAAGTTCGTTTTCACCAAGCCGGTCAATCATATCGGTGTGCCGCGCGTGCGGCCCGGTGGTCGCGGCTTTTCGACAAGCGGTCATTTCAACCTCCGTTCGGATGAGGCGTGGGTGGTAACATTGCGTTCTCTGGGTGCAGCTTCCCTGGGCTTCCAACTGACCGACCCGTGGGGAGTGGCCTATGATTATGTCGAGCGCACAAGCAGCCTCAACGATGCCCAGGCCAAGCCCAATGCCGACGGCAGCTACACCTTTGTGATCTCCCCGCGAGATCCTGGCGTCTATAACTGGCTGGACCCGGAAGGCCATGCGGCGGGGATGTTCGCCGTTCGCTGGCAGTCCCTGCCACCAAACACCGCGCCGACCGACGCGGTCAAGGAATTCAAGGTTGTTCCGCTGGCGCAGCTCAAGCAAATGTTGCCAGCAGGGGCGGCGCAAGTCACCCCGCTCGGGCGCAAGACGCAACTGGATGAACGGGTGGCGAGCTATAAGCGCAGACTTACCGAATAA
- a CDS encoding FAD-dependent oxidoreductase yields MINRTAPPVVIVGGGPAGMMAGLLFARAGVRTLVLEKHADFLRDFRGDTVHPSTLDLFNELGRLEALLAREHVKVSSVGAVIGGREYRIADFSRLPGPAGFIAMMPQWHFLDFVADVARQLPAFTLRMETEVVGLVEGAERVEGVRLASGEALEARLVIAADGRSSRMRDAAALPLQDLGVPIDVLWFRVPKARTPNNLTQGYVDRGEMIVTIDRGDYFQCARVIEKGAADRIRAAGIARFRNDVAATVPPLAEHIEAIADWEDVKLLTVSLDRLTRWHRPGLLAIGDAAHAMSPVGGVGINLAIQDAVAAANILAAPLARGRNPDPLLHRVRARRMLSVRSIQALQRAIHRNVIGAAMRNKTPRAPAVLHLLQAVPALQALPARLLGLGIRREHIHSPDASIQT; encoded by the coding sequence ATGATCAACCGTACCGCGCCTCCTGTCGTGATCGTCGGTGGCGGCCCCGCCGGAATGATGGCTGGCCTGCTGTTCGCCAGAGCGGGCGTGCGGACCCTTGTGCTCGAGAAGCATGCCGATTTCCTGCGCGACTTTCGCGGCGACACGGTCCACCCGTCGACGTTGGACCTGTTCAACGAGCTTGGCCGTCTTGAGGCACTCCTCGCCCGCGAGCATGTCAAGGTGTCGTCGGTGGGCGCCGTGATCGGAGGCCGCGAATATCGGATCGCTGATTTCAGCCGTCTTCCAGGCCCTGCCGGTTTCATCGCCATGATGCCGCAATGGCATTTCCTCGACTTCGTGGCGGACGTTGCACGACAGCTTCCAGCGTTCACGCTGCGCATGGAGACGGAGGTGGTTGGCCTGGTCGAGGGCGCTGAGCGCGTTGAGGGCGTAAGGCTTGCGAGCGGCGAAGCGCTGGAAGCAAGGCTGGTCATAGCCGCCGACGGACGCAGCTCTCGAATGCGCGATGCAGCCGCGTTGCCGCTGCAGGACCTCGGCGTGCCGATAGACGTGCTCTGGTTCCGCGTGCCTAAGGCGCGGACGCCGAATAATCTTACGCAAGGCTATGTCGACCGGGGCGAGATGATCGTCACCATCGACAGGGGCGACTATTTCCAGTGCGCACGCGTCATCGAGAAGGGCGCGGCGGATAGGATACGCGCCGCTGGGATCGCGCGCTTTCGGAATGATGTGGCGGCAACGGTGCCACCGCTTGCCGAACATATCGAAGCCATCGCCGACTGGGAGGATGTAAAGCTCCTCACTGTCTCGCTCGACCGACTGACCCGCTGGCACCGCCCCGGCCTTCTCGCCATCGGCGACGCCGCTCACGCCATGTCCCCAGTCGGGGGCGTCGGCATCAACCTCGCGATCCAAGATGCAGTCGCTGCCGCGAACATACTTGCTGCTCCGCTCGCCCGCGGCCGTAATCCCGATCCTTTACTTCACCGGGTGCGCGCGCGGCGCATGCTCTCGGTCCGCTCGATTCAGGCCTTACAGCGCGCCATCCACCGGAACGTCATCGGCGCGGCCATGCGCAACAAAACTCCGCGCGCGCCGGCGGTTCTCCACCTGCTCCAGGCGGTCCCCGCGCTTCAGGCTCTCCCAGCAAGGCTGCTCGGCCTCGGCATCCGGCGCGAACATATTCACTCCCCAGACGCATCAATACAAACTTAG
- the istB gene encoding IS21-like element helper ATPase IstB: MNHGGAASRVDNIRRSLVHLKMPRALEMLDATLRGIEQGKIDGIEAIDILLNEELSLRENRRIKAALRMARLPIIKTLDGYDFSFQPSLDRNRILALAGLDFINRAEVVHLLGPPGTGKSHIATALAVEAVKAGKSVYFIPLADLIASLTKAEREGTLREKIRFLCRSSLLVVDEIGYLPVTPGGGNLFFQLVNARYEKGAMILTSNRGFAEWGDVFGDPVVATALLDRLLHHAVVVQIEGSSYRMRQHADLLPEHARMAPSINPPPLPKRRGRPPAKEKPDLHHG; the protein is encoded by the coding sequence ATGAACCATGGGGGTGCCGCATCCCGCGTCGATAATATCCGCCGCAGCCTGGTCCATCTCAAAATGCCACGCGCCCTGGAGATGCTCGACGCCACCCTGCGCGGCATAGAGCAGGGCAAAATCGATGGCATCGAGGCCATCGACATATTGCTGAACGAAGAACTGTCGCTCCGGGAGAACCGCAGGATCAAGGCAGCCCTGCGCATGGCAAGGCTGCCGATCATCAAGACGCTGGACGGATATGACTTCTCCTTCCAGCCATCGCTCGACCGGAACCGCATCCTGGCGCTCGCTGGCCTGGACTTCATCAACCGGGCCGAGGTGGTGCATCTGCTGGGCCCGCCCGGTACCGGGAAAAGCCATATCGCCACGGCCCTTGCCGTCGAGGCCGTGAAGGCGGGCAAGAGCGTCTACTTCATCCCGCTCGCCGATCTGATCGCTTCACTGACCAAGGCTGAACGCGAGGGCACGTTGCGCGAGAAGATCCGCTTCCTATGCCGATCCTCCCTGCTCGTCGTCGACGAGATCGGGTATCTTCCCGTCACGCCCGGCGGCGGCAATCTCTTCTTCCAGCTCGTCAACGCCCGATACGAAAAGGGTGCCATGATCCTGACATCCAACCGCGGCTTCGCCGAATGGGGTGATGTCTTTGGCGATCCGGTGGTGGCCACCGCGCTGCTCGACCGCCTTCTTCACCACGCTGTGGTCGTCCAGATCGAGGGCTCCAGCTATCGCATGCGACAGCACGCCGACCTGCTGCCCGAGCATGCGCGCATGGCACCGTCCATCAACCCACCGCCCTTGCCGAAACGGCGCGGCCGCCCGCCAGCAAAGGAAAAGCCCGATCTCCATCACGGCTGA
- a CDS encoding TonB-dependent receptor translates to MHIRSLTLAAVSLSAFAAATAHAEELAAGTGDSIIVTAQLREQDAIDVPMTLSVVGAEQLDRFGLYEFDALSRFVPGFEVQNQSPNNPGFVMRGITSDSGTASNEPRVSVYQDGVSISKSRGSYVELFDVERVEIAKGPQSTLYGRGALIGAVNIIQNKAKLDSYEIAGKASYGNYNAWMGEAMVNAPIGEGMAIRLAGRIRKRDGYVENLLGGEDFNSVDTKAVRGSFHGEKGDLSFDLIGNYQKDSPNGTAFKSIAYNPTGPATGAVIGDRGRNSGAALAAGTGFEGGKDLGLDRQVWGVTGIAKLKLDDRFSLTSTTAFRRFDALEIFDADGISLPMLTAAEDARGRQTSQEFRLTYEDGPITAFLGASYFHEEGTQRVPTQFDERVTLARLAGALNGGGAIPGRPATDPVPASVLASPAFTGALLQGVASAYGVALSSAQAQAIGANLKSNHLESTTNGSRTRAFDLFGDVAVRLSDQFEIGGGLRYTHDDKRSTFASSVENGRSILGGFIGALSQPPAVRTALLQALAVPGAATIPPSAAYPVPLFGLGAQPTAGNGGEDSDTLSSGGFSWRLTARYKPSEDASLYATYARGRRPEILAASAPSAPLGATRFSVLDSETVDSFEVGAKTALMNRTLFVDGALFYYQYDNFQTTVQQGTQFVLTNAGKAESYGFEGQLRWVPSDAITLFATYAYNHSRFKTGVRDGNHFRLSPDHSASFGAEASLPVGPGRVIFTPSVTWQSKAFFDDDNDRPDLQQPPAALVADNIQDEWQGGYALVNARLGYEAPDGAWRIEGFIENAFDKKYIMDAGNTGDSLGMPTFIAGAPRFYGIAASFRFGGGR, encoded by the coding sequence ATGCACATCCGTTCGCTTACACTGGCTGCCGTCAGCCTGTCCGCTTTCGCTGCCGCCACAGCCCATGCCGAAGAACTGGCCGCCGGGACCGGCGATTCGATCATCGTCACCGCGCAGTTGCGCGAACAGGATGCGATCGACGTGCCGATGACGCTCAGCGTCGTCGGCGCCGAACAGCTCGACCGGTTCGGCCTTTATGAATTCGACGCCCTCTCGCGCTTTGTGCCGGGCTTTGAGGTGCAGAACCAGTCGCCCAACAATCCGGGCTTTGTCATGCGCGGCATCACGTCGGACAGTGGCACGGCCTCCAACGAACCCCGCGTTTCGGTCTATCAGGACGGCGTCTCCATTTCCAAGTCACGCGGCTCCTATGTCGAACTGTTCGATGTCGAGCGGGTGGAAATCGCCAAGGGACCGCAATCGACGCTCTATGGTCGCGGCGCGCTGATCGGTGCGGTCAACATCATCCAGAACAAGGCGAAGCTGGACAGCTACGAGATTGCGGGCAAGGCGTCCTATGGCAATTACAACGCCTGGATGGGGGAGGCGATGGTCAATGCGCCGATCGGCGAGGGCATGGCGATCCGCCTGGCCGGCCGCATCCGCAAGCGCGACGGCTATGTCGAAAATCTGCTAGGCGGGGAAGACTTCAACTCGGTCGATACCAAGGCGGTCCGGGGCAGCTTCCATGGCGAAAAGGGTGATCTGAGTTTCGACCTGATCGGCAATTATCAGAAGGATAGCCCGAACGGCACCGCCTTCAAGTCGATCGCCTATAATCCGACCGGTCCCGCCACCGGGGCGGTGATCGGCGATCGCGGACGCAACAGCGGCGCGGCGCTGGCGGCTGGCACCGGCTTTGAAGGGGGCAAGGATCTGGGCCTCGACCGTCAGGTCTGGGGCGTCACCGGCATCGCTAAGTTGAAGCTGGACGACCGCTTCAGCCTGACTTCAACCACCGCCTTTCGCCGGTTCGACGCGCTCGAAATCTTCGACGCGGACGGCATTTCGCTGCCCATGCTGACCGCGGCCGAGGATGCGCGCGGCCGCCAGACCAGCCAGGAATTCCGCCTGACCTATGAGGATGGCCCGATCACCGCTTTCCTCGGCGCCAGCTATTTCCATGAGGAGGGGACGCAGCGCGTCCCGACCCAGTTCGACGAACGCGTGACGCTGGCCCGCCTTGCCGGGGCGTTGAACGGCGGTGGTGCGATCCCCGGCCGACCCGCCACCGATCCGGTCCCGGCATCGGTGCTGGCCAGCCCGGCCTTTACCGGCGCGCTGCTTCAGGGCGTGGCCAGTGCCTATGGCGTGGCGCTATCGAGCGCGCAGGCGCAGGCAATCGGCGCCAACCTCAAATCCAATCATCTGGAAAGCACTACCAACGGATCGCGCACCCGTGCCTTCGACCTGTTCGGCGACGTGGCCGTGCGCCTGTCGGACCAGTTCGAGATTGGCGGCGGTCTGCGCTACACCCATGACGACAAGCGCAGTACCTTCGCCTCGTCGGTCGAGAATGGCCGCTCGATCCTGGGTGGCTTCATTGGTGCGCTGAGCCAGCCACCGGCGGTGCGGACCGCGCTGCTACAGGCGCTGGCGGTGCCCGGCGCAGCGACCATTCCACCCTCCGCCGCCTACCCCGTGCCGCTTTTTGGTCTGGGCGCACAACCGACTGCGGGCAATGGCGGCGAGGATAGCGACACGCTTTCCAGCGGGGGCTTCTCCTGGCGCCTGACCGCGCGCTACAAGCCGAGCGAGGATGCCAGCCTCTACGCTACCTATGCGCGTGGCCGCCGTCCCGAGATACTCGCCGCCAGCGCGCCTTCCGCACCGCTGGGCGCGACGCGCTTTTCGGTACTGGACTCCGAAACGGTCGACAGTTTCGAGGTCGGCGCGAAGACGGCGCTGATGAACCGCACGCTGTTCGTCGATGGTGCGCTCTTTTACTATCAATATGATAATTTCCAGACGACGGTGCAGCAGGGGACGCAGTTCGTCCTGACCAACGCCGGCAAGGCGGAAAGCTACGGCTTTGAGGGCCAACTGCGCTGGGTGCCAAGCGATGCCATCACCCTGTTCGCGACCTATGCCTATAATCACAGCCGCTTTAAGACGGGCGTGCGCGACGGTAATCATTTCCGCCTGTCGCCCGACCACAGCGCCTCCTTTGGCGCAGAGGCGTCGCTGCCCGTTGGCCCCGGCCGTGTCATCTTCACGCCCAGCGTGACCTGGCAGTCCAAGGCATTCTTCGACGACGATAATGATCGGCCGGACCTGCAACAGCCGCCTGCGGCGCTGGTAGCGGACAATATCCAGGATGAATGGCAGGGCGGCTACGCGCTGGTCAATGCACGGCTGGGCTATGAAGCGCCGGATGGCGCCTGGCGGATCGAGGGTTTCATCGAGAATGCCTTCGACAAGAAATATATCATGGATGCCGGCAATACCGGTGACAGCCTGGGCATGCCGACCTTCATCGCCGGCGCGCCGCGCTTCTACGGCATCGCCGCCAGCTTCCGCTTCGGCGGCGGCCGGTGA
- a CDS encoding NADPH-dependent FMN reductase, which produces MKHYKVGYLIGSLARESINRKLAGALIRLAPENLAFTEISFADLPLYSYDYDADFPPVARTFKDALKAVDALLFVTPEYNRSIPGGLKNAIDWASRPYGTNSFTHKPSAVIGTSPGAIGTAVAQQSLRSVLGFCNSPQMNAPEAYIQFTPGLINDDGEVTVASTEKFLRHYMEEFHIFIARVLSVLPNDA; this is translated from the coding sequence ATGAAGCATTATAAAGTTGGCTACCTCATCGGCAGCCTTGCACGCGAATCCATCAACCGCAAGCTTGCCGGGGCGCTCATCCGGCTAGCCCCGGAGAACCTTGCCTTCACCGAGATTTCGTTCGCGGACCTGCCGCTCTACAGCTATGATTATGACGCTGACTTTCCGCCGGTTGCGCGGACGTTCAAGGACGCGCTCAAGGCAGTCGATGCCCTGCTGTTCGTAACGCCCGAATATAATCGTTCGATCCCCGGCGGACTGAAGAACGCTATTGATTGGGCGAGCCGCCCCTATGGCACCAATAGCTTCACCCACAAACCATCCGCCGTCATCGGCACCTCTCCCGGCGCGATTGGCACCGCCGTTGCCCAGCAGAGCCTCAGAAGCGTGCTTGGCTTCTGCAACTCGCCGCAGATGAATGCGCCGGAAGCCTATATCCAGTTCACTCCCGGCCTGATCAACGACGACGGTGAAGTCACGGTCGCCTCGACCGAAAAGTTCCTGCGCCACTATATGGAGGAATTCCACATTTTCATCGCCAGGGTATTGTCGGTTTTGCCGAACGACGCCTGA